Proteins from a genomic interval of Deinococcus radiopugnans ATCC 19172:
- a CDS encoding DMT family transporter, with amino-acid sequence MNPALSGLLSALTYGVGDFLAGLASRRDSPLRVVALTHPISAAIMLLLAVLMGQQMPPLGDLLWGAAAGAVGLFAVLAFYRALALGPMGAVSVGAGALSALVPVVIGVLGGEVLGLLGWLGALGVLLGTGLLSYSPGEGGSTGRWQDNGVLIGLAAGLGFGFFFAMLGQAQSPGVFWTLGAARLCSSLISLVLAARLVGLRPKNPALILASAPGDTLGNLFYLLAVQGGGLAVGSLLSSLYPAFTTLLAVTVLREGLRAAQWVGVVLALVGAGLIAGR; translated from the coding sequence TTGAACCCGGCCCTGAGCGGCCTGCTGTCGGCGCTGACCTACGGCGTCGGCGATTTTCTGGCGGGGCTGGCCAGCCGGCGCGATTCGCCGCTGCGGGTGGTCGCCCTGACCCACCCGATCAGCGCGGCGATCATGCTGCTGCTCGCGGTGCTGATGGGTCAGCAGATGCCGCCGCTGGGCGATCTGCTGTGGGGCGCGGCGGCGGGCGCGGTGGGCCTGTTCGCGGTGCTGGCGTTTTACCGCGCGCTGGCGCTGGGGCCGATGGGCGCGGTGTCGGTGGGGGCGGGCGCGCTGTCCGCGCTGGTGCCGGTGGTGATCGGCGTGCTGGGCGGCGAGGTGCTGGGACTGCTGGGCTGGCTGGGCGCCCTGGGCGTGCTGCTGGGCACCGGCCTGCTGAGTTACAGCCCTGGCGAGGGCGGCAGCACCGGCCGCTGGCAGGACAACGGCGTGCTGATCGGGCTGGCGGCGGGCCTGGGCTTCGGCTTCTTTTTCGCCATGCTGGGGCAGGCGCAGTCGCCGGGGGTGTTCTGGACGCTGGGGGCCGCGCGCCTGTGCAGCTCGCTGATCTCGCTGGTGCTGGCCGCACGGCTGGTGGGCCTGCGCCCTAAGAATCCGGCGCTGATTCTGGCCTCCGCGCCGGGCGACACGCTGGGCAACCTGTTCTACCTGCTGGCGGTGCAGGGGGGCGGGCTGGCGGTGGGCTCGCTGCTGTCCAGCCTGTACCCGGCCTTTACCACCCTGCTGGCCGTCACCGTGCTGCGCGAGGGCTTGCGGGCCGCGCAGTGGGTGGGCGTGGTGCTGGCGCTGGTGGGCGCGGGGCTGATCGCGGGGCGGTAG
- a CDS encoding pyruvate carboxyltransferase, with the protein MTPPVADVPEANLFPQAFPADSFPQFVWEEGERPATLPEQAWTTETTHRDGQQGGLPLTEADGLAIYDLMGAFTGQSGALRQAEFFVYRPADRAMLEGALERWRGGHPVEPTTWIRATRGDAELVAGLGVRETGMLASASDYHTFYKFKPGGRAQAARTYLDAVGAVLDAGLRPRLHLEDATRAPREFILPFVAAVQELAARYPAQQAPKFRVCDTMGLGLPLDGVAWPRSIPGLVRELRAAGVDSERLEFHPHNDTHLVVANCLAAVLAGCAAINGTLLGKGERTGNAPLEGVLLHLVGLNLVGQGGSQRPDFAVLNRLNELYERLGQGVPAKYPLYGRDAHRTRAGIHADGLNKFWPMYAPFDVPGLLGRPLELSLTADSGLAGLIFLIRQHTGHELSKDDAGLRALHARLGADFEAGRQTAVEWEEIADEARAVVAGAPGQPVPSA; encoded by the coding sequence ATGACACCCCCCGTTGCCGACGTGCCCGAAGCCAACCTCTTTCCCCAGGCTTTTCCCGCCGATAGCTTCCCGCAGTTCGTGTGGGAGGAGGGGGAGCGGCCTGCCACGCTGCCCGAACAGGCCTGGACGACCGAGACCACGCACCGCGACGGCCAGCAGGGCGGGTTGCCGCTGACCGAGGCCGATGGGCTGGCGATCTACGACCTGATGGGGGCCTTCACCGGCCAGTCGGGGGCGCTGCGGCAGGCCGAGTTCTTCGTCTACCGCCCGGCCGACCGCGCCATGCTGGAAGGGGCGCTGGAACGCTGGCGCGGCGGCCATCCGGTGGAACCCACCACCTGGATTCGCGCCACCCGGGGGGACGCCGAACTGGTGGCCGGGCTGGGCGTGCGGGAAACCGGAATGCTCGCCAGCGCCAGCGACTACCACACCTTCTACAAGTTCAAACCCGGTGGCCGCGCCCAGGCCGCCCGCACCTATCTGGATGCGGTGGGGGCGGTGCTGGACGCGGGCCTGCGCCCCCGCCTGCACCTGGAGGACGCCACCCGCGCGCCGCGCGAATTCATCCTGCCCTTCGTGGCGGCGGTACAGGAGTTGGCTGCAAGGTACCCGGCACAGCAGGCCCCCAAATTCCGCGTGTGCGACACGATGGGGTTGGGCCTGCCGCTGGACGGGGTGGCGTGGCCGCGCAGCATACCCGGCCTGGTGAGGGAGTTGCGGGCGGCGGGCGTGGACAGCGAGCGGTTGGAGTTCCACCCCCACAACGACACCCATCTGGTGGTGGCGAACTGCCTGGCCGCCGTGCTGGCCGGATGCGCGGCCATCAACGGGACGCTGCTGGGCAAGGGCGAGCGCACCGGCAACGCGCCGCTGGAAGGCGTGCTGCTGCATCTGGTGGGTCTGAATCTGGTGGGGCAGGGCGGCAGTCAACGCCCCGATTTCGCCGTGTTGAACCGCCTGAACGAACTGTACGAACGGCTGGGCCAGGGCGTGCCGGCCAAATACCCGCTGTACGGCCGCGACGCCCACCGCACCCGCGCGGGCATCCACGCCGACGGCCTCAACAAGTTCTGGCCGATGTACGCGCCCTTCGACGTGCCGGGGCTGCTGGGCCGCCCGCTGGAACTGAGCCTGACGGCCGACAGCGGGCTGGCCGGGCTGATCTTCCTGATCCGGCAGCATACCGGCCACGAGCTGTCCAAGGACGACGCGGGGTTGCGCGCCCTGCACGCCCGGCTGGGCGCCGACTTCGAGGCGGGCCGTCAGACGGCGGTGGAGTGGGAGGAGATTGCGGACGAGGCCCGCGCCGTCGTTGCTGGCGCCCCAGGGCAGCCCGTGCCCTCGGCCTGA
- a CDS encoding citrate synthase family protein, whose translation MAETLLSAAEATALLDVKPATLYAYVSRGLIRSEAGVGQRRQRLYHAEDVRVLLARQTLKRDPAGAVQGAAAGALEWGMPVLDSALTRIAGGTLAYRGQDAVALADTATVEEVGALLWTGEADGWATLPLRARLNLGATFPRGTTSASISSTEAFAHALAHAGAQDIGAQEGRPEQLAARAARVLSLLYATLERRERRPSAPDLPLHMRLARAWGAAADADLLRRTLVLLADHELNVSTFAARVTASSGAGLPHATLAALCALQGPRHGLAAFAAHELLTGTLATDARTALKAATQRHAFVPGFGHRLYPDGDPRARALLAALDTARPGAPAVQAARGLQAVARAETGEHANIDLALAALTHTLGRGPEDALTLFAVARAAGWLAHAIETVLGGRLIRPRARYVGP comes from the coding sequence ATGGCCGAAACCCTGCTCAGTGCCGCCGAGGCCACCGCCCTGCTGGACGTAAAACCGGCCACCCTGTACGCCTACGTGTCCCGCGGGCTAATTCGCTCTGAGGCCGGAGTCGGCCAGCGCCGCCAGCGCCTGTACCACGCCGAGGACGTGCGCGTCCTGCTGGCCCGGCAGACCCTGAAACGCGATCCGGCGGGGGCGGTGCAGGGCGCGGCGGCCGGGGCGCTGGAATGGGGCATGCCCGTGCTGGACAGCGCCCTGACCCGCATCGCGGGCGGCACGCTGGCCTACCGGGGGCAGGACGCCGTGGCCCTGGCGGACACGGCGACGGTGGAGGAGGTGGGCGCGCTGCTGTGGACGGGCGAGGCGGACGGCTGGGCCACGCTGCCCCTGCGCGCCCGCCTGAACCTGGGGGCCACCTTTCCGCGCGGAACCACCAGCGCCTCCATCAGCAGCACGGAAGCGTTTGCCCACGCGCTGGCCCACGCCGGGGCGCAGGACATCGGCGCGCAGGAAGGCCGCCCGGAACAGCTGGCCGCCCGCGCTGCCCGCGTTCTCAGCCTGCTATACGCCACGCTGGAGCGCCGCGAGCGCCGTCCCTCGGCCCCCGATCTGCCGCTGCACATGCGGCTGGCACGGGCCTGGGGCGCAGCTGCCGACGCCGATCTGCTGCGCCGCACCCTGGTGTTGCTGGCCGATCACGAGTTGAACGTCAGCACCTTCGCCGCCCGCGTGACCGCCAGCAGCGGCGCGGGATTGCCACACGCCACGCTGGCCGCGCTGTGCGCCTTGCAGGGGCCACGGCATGGACTGGCGGCGTTTGCGGCCCACGAACTGCTGACAGGGACGCTGGCGACGGACGCCCGCACCGCCCTGAAGGCGGCCACCCAGCGCCACGCCTTCGTGCCCGGCTTCGGCCACCGCCTGTACCCGGACGGCGATCCGCGCGCCCGCGCGCTGCTGGCGGCGCTGGACACCGCGCGTCCCGGCGCTCCTGCCGTTCAGGCCGCGCGTGGGCTTCAGGCGGTGGCACGGGCCGAGACGGGCGAACACGCCAACATCGATCTGGCACTGGCCGCGCTGACGCACACGCTGGGACGCGGCCCCGAGGACGCGCTGACGCTGTTCGCCGTGGCCCGCGCGGCAGGCTGGCTGGCCCACGCCATCGAAACGGTGCTGGGCGGAAGGCTGATCCGGCCACGGGCGCGTTACGTGGGGCCGTAG
- a CDS encoding SDR family NAD(P)-dependent oxidoreductase, whose product MRIPKRLILAAAVTALAARRQFVPRYGLTGRSVLVTGGSRGLGLALAAEFLKRGARVALLARDPAELERAAEQLGAGGRVHTVAGDVTREDDLQRALAEVTRVFGGLDVLVNNAGLIQSGPLANMTEADFRRIMEVNTFAPLRLTRLALPELRRRQGRVLLVSSVGGKVAVPHLAPYSVSKFALSGLGQALHAEFAQHGVNVTTVHPTVMRTGSPRQATVKGQHEKEYALFATVDNSPLISLDADVAARRMVDALVRGHAEAFVGGSALLLGYAQALAPQLTADVLALSTRLLPAPTASDQGVPGREAETFVTRHNPIKREAERTFNELGGEESGEE is encoded by the coding sequence ATGCGAATTCCCAAACGTCTGATTCTGGCCGCTGCGGTGACGGCCCTCGCCGCGCGGCGCCAATTCGTGCCGCGCTATGGCCTGACTGGCAGGAGCGTGCTCGTCACCGGTGGCTCGCGCGGGCTGGGGCTGGCGCTGGCCGCCGAATTCTTGAAACGCGGGGCGCGGGTGGCCCTGCTGGCCCGTGACCCGGCCGAGCTGGAGCGTGCGGCGGAGCAGCTGGGCGCGGGCGGGCGGGTACACACCGTGGCGGGCGACGTCACCCGTGAGGACGATCTGCAGCGGGCGCTGGCCGAGGTGACGCGGGTCTTCGGCGGCTTGGACGTGCTGGTCAACAACGCGGGCCTGATCCAGAGCGGCCCGCTGGCCAATATGACCGAGGCCGACTTCCGCAGGATCATGGAGGTCAACACCTTCGCGCCGCTGCGACTGACCCGCCTGGCCCTGCCCGAACTGCGCCGCCGCCAAGGGCGGGTGCTGCTGGTGTCCTCGGTGGGGGGCAAGGTGGCCGTGCCACATCTGGCCCCCTACAGCGTCAGCAAGTTCGCTCTGAGCGGGCTGGGTCAGGCGCTGCATGCCGAATTTGCCCAGCACGGTGTGAATGTGACCACCGTCCATCCCACCGTAATGCGCACCGGCAGTCCCCGGCAGGCCACCGTCAAGGGCCAGCACGAGAAGGAGTACGCGCTGTTCGCCACGGTGGACAACTCGCCGCTGATCTCGCTGGACGCCGACGTGGCCGCCCGCCGCATGGTGGACGCCCTGGTGCGCGGCCACGCCGAGGCCTTTGTGGGCGGCTCCGCCCTGCTGCTGGGCTACGCGCAGGCGCTGGCCCCGCAGCTCACCGCCGACGTGCTGGCGCTGTCCACCCGCCTGCTGCCTGCCCCCACCGCCAGCGATCAGGGCGTGCCGGGCCGCGAGGCCGAGACGTTCGTAACCCGCCACAACCCCATCAAGCGGGAAGCCGAGCGGACCTTCAACGAGCTGGGTGGGGAAGAGAGCGGGGAAGAGTAG
- a CDS encoding zinc-dependent alcohol dehydrogenase yields the protein MKAIVWQGTNHVGVETVPDPALLLPTDAIVRVTSTAICGSDLHLLDGYIPSMEKGDILGHEFMGEVVEVGADVKKVRPGERVIMPFNLACGVCDPCRRGLFSACDNSNPNHRMAEALYGATSASGLFGYSHLFGGYAGGQAQFVRVPFADVSCFAIESDLRDDQVLFLTDIFPTGYQAAENCAIVPGRDVVAVFGAGPVGQFALRSAQMLGAASVIVVDRVPERLRLAEAAGARTVNYEQTDVLEALREATGGRGPDHVIDAVGLEAHGHGPGALLDTAEQKLRLSFDRITALRWAILSCAKGGTVSMPGVYGGLVDKLPLGAAFSKGLTLKMGQTHTHRYVRPLLQRIQGGEIDPSFVITHRAALSKGPELYKTFREKHDGCIKVVLDPWA from the coding sequence ATGAAGGCCATCGTCTGGCAGGGCACCAACCATGTGGGCGTGGAAACCGTCCCCGATCCCGCGCTGCTGCTGCCCACCGACGCCATCGTGCGCGTGACCTCCACCGCCATCTGCGGCTCGGACTTGCACCTGCTCGACGGCTACATCCCCAGCATGGAAAAGGGCGACATCCTGGGCCACGAGTTCATGGGCGAGGTGGTGGAAGTCGGCGCGGACGTCAAAAAGGTGCGGCCAGGCGAGCGGGTGATCATGCCCTTCAACCTGGCCTGCGGCGTGTGCGATCCGTGCCGGCGCGGGCTGTTCAGCGCCTGCGACAACTCCAACCCCAACCACCGCATGGCCGAGGCGCTGTACGGGGCCACCAGCGCCAGCGGGCTGTTCGGGTACTCGCACCTGTTCGGCGGCTACGCGGGCGGGCAGGCCCAGTTCGTGCGGGTGCCGTTTGCCGACGTGAGCTGCTTTGCCATCGAGTCTGACCTGCGCGACGATCAGGTGCTGTTTTTAACCGATATTTTCCCCACCGGATATCAGGCCGCCGAGAACTGCGCCATCGTGCCGGGCCGCGACGTGGTGGCGGTGTTCGGGGCCGGGCCAGTCGGCCAGTTTGCGCTTCGCAGCGCCCAGATGCTGGGGGCCGCTTCAGTGATCGTGGTCGACCGCGTGCCCGAACGGCTGCGGCTGGCCGAGGCGGCGGGGGCGCGCACGGTCAACTACGAGCAGACCGACGTGCTGGAGGCCCTGCGCGAGGCGACGGGGGGGCGCGGCCCCGATCACGTTATCGACGCGGTGGGCCTCGAAGCCCACGGCCACGGCCCCGGCGCGCTGCTGGACACCGCCGAGCAGAAGCTGAGACTGTCCTTTGACCGCATCACCGCGCTGCGCTGGGCGATCCTGAGCTGCGCCAAGGGCGGCACGGTCAGCATGCCGGGCGTGTACGGCGGGCTGGTGGACAAGCTGCCGCTGGGCGCGGCTTTCAGCAAGGGCCTGACCCTCAAGATGGGCCAGACGCACACGCACCGCTACGTGCGCCCGCTGCTGCAGCGCATCCAGGGCGGCGAGATCGATCCCAGCTTCGTGATCACCCACCGCGCCGCGCTGTCCAAAGGGCCGGAACTGTACAAGACCTTCCGCGAGAAACACGACGGCTGCATCAAGGTGGTGCTCGACCCCTGGGCTTGA
- a CDS encoding SRPBCC family protein, protein MSAGDARGGARVTPPERRSTGAAMPTAERGLFGVMGVFLLTAGLRSGSSFQKLLLGSLGAGLTALALKGQSPVATALKIRQNTDGETLVGDAVTIGKGADELYAVWRKLENLPGLMKHLERVEVLDERRSRWTVKAPAGYSGGEVSWEAELTADEPGQRIAWRSLPGAQIENSGEVLFRAAPGDRGTEVVVRLTYRPPGGSAGALLARMLGQEPSQQLRDDLMRFKREQELGYHPTTEGQSSGRAGQGGKA, encoded by the coding sequence GTGAGTGCTGGCGACGCAAGGGGCGGGGCGCGGGTGACGCCGCCAGAACGTCGCAGCACCGGGGCCGCCATGCCGACGGCAGAACGCGGCCTCTTCGGCGTGATGGGCGTTTTTCTGCTGACGGCGGGCCTGCGCTCCGGCTCGTCCTTTCAGAAGCTGCTGCTCGGCAGCCTGGGGGCGGGACTCACCGCCCTGGCGCTGAAGGGGCAGAGTCCGGTGGCGACGGCCCTGAAAATCCGGCAGAACACGGACGGCGAGACGCTGGTGGGTGACGCCGTGACCATCGGCAAGGGGGCGGACGAACTGTACGCCGTGTGGCGCAAGCTGGAAAATCTGCCTGGGCTGATGAAACACCTGGAGCGGGTGGAGGTGCTGGACGAGCGCCGCTCGCGCTGGACGGTCAAGGCCCCGGCGGGCTACAGCGGCGGCGAGGTGAGCTGGGAGGCCGAACTGACCGCCGACGAGCCGGGCCAGCGCATCGCGTGGCGGTCACTGCCCGGCGCGCAGATCGAGAACAGCGGCGAGGTGCTGTTCCGCGCGGCCCCCGGTGACCGGGGAACGGAAGTGGTGGTGCGCCTGACCTACCGTCCGCCCGGCGGCTCGGCGGGGGCGTTGCTGGCCCGCATGCTGGGGCAGGAGCCGTCGCAGCAACTGCGCGACGATCTGATGCGTTTCAAGCGCGAGCAGGAACTGGGCTATCACCCCACCACCGAGGGCCAGAGCAGCGGGCGGGCCGGGCAGGGAGGCAAAGCATGA
- a CDS encoding malate dehydrogenase, with translation MTNKEPVRVAVTGAAGQIGYSLLFRIASGDMLGKDQPVILQLLEVTPALKALQGVVMELRDCAFPLLADIVTSDDAEVAFKDADYALLVGAMPRKAGMERGDLLSANGGIFKPQGEALNKVASRDVKVLVVGNPANTNALIAQQNAPDLNPGQFTAMVRLDHNRAVSQLAEKTGKPVTSIQNLTIWGNHSSTQYPDLSAATVDGTPALDLVDREWYEKEYIPTVAKRGAAIIEARGASSAASAASAAIDHMRDWALGTPEGQWVSMGIPSDGSYGVPEGLIYGFPVKCSGGKYEIVQGLDVSDFSRGKMDATAQELQEERDEVRKLGLVK, from the coding sequence ATGACGAATAAAGAACCTGTTCGTGTGGCCGTGACCGGTGCGGCTGGTCAGATCGGCTACAGCCTGCTGTTTCGTATCGCGTCCGGCGACATGCTGGGCAAGGATCAGCCGGTCATCCTGCAACTGCTGGAAGTGACCCCGGCCCTCAAGGCGCTGCAGGGCGTCGTGATGGAGTTGCGCGACTGCGCCTTCCCGCTGCTGGCGGACATCGTGACCAGCGACGACGCAGAAGTGGCCTTCAAGGACGCCGACTACGCCCTGCTGGTGGGCGCGATGCCGCGCAAGGCCGGCATGGAACGCGGTGACCTGCTGTCGGCCAACGGCGGCATCTTCAAGCCGCAGGGCGAGGCGCTGAACAAGGTGGCCAGCCGCGACGTCAAGGTGCTGGTGGTGGGCAATCCCGCCAACACCAACGCCCTGATCGCCCAGCAGAACGCCCCCGATCTGAACCCGGGACAGTTCACGGCGATGGTGCGGCTGGATCACAACCGCGCCGTGTCGCAGCTGGCCGAGAAGACCGGCAAGCCCGTCACCTCTATCCAGAACCTGACCATCTGGGGCAACCACTCCAGCACCCAGTACCCGGATCTGAGCGCGGCCACCGTGGACGGCACGCCCGCCCTGGATCTGGTGGACCGCGAGTGGTACGAGAAGGAGTACATCCCCACCGTCGCCAAGCGCGGCGCGGCCATCATCGAGGCGCGCGGGGCCAGCAGCGCCGCCAGTGCCGCCAGCGCGGCCATCGACCACATGCGCGACTGGGCGCTGGGCACCCCGGAAGGCCAGTGGGTCAGCATGGGCATTCCGTCGGACGGCAGTTACGGCGTGCCCGAAGGCCTGATCTACGGCTTCCCGGTCAAGTGCAGCGGCGGCAAATACGAGATCGTGCAGGGCCTGGACGTCTCCGACTTCAGCCGGGGCAAGATGGACGCCACCGCCCAGGAGTTGCAGGAAGAGCGCGACGAGGTTCGCAAGCTGGGTCTGGTCAAGTAA
- a CDS encoding enoyl-CoA hydratase/isomerase family protein: MKIQQLCAPGAYPGLHLEAHDLTESGSGILEIVIRSEKTLNSVNAEAHRALTQVWRDIDAAEGVRCVLIRGEGRGFSSGGDFTLIEEMSSDFTALARVWREARDLVYNVVNCGKPIVSAIHGPCVGAGLAVALLSDVSVAAKTARILDGHVRLGVAAGDHAAIIWPLLCGLNKAKYHLLTGEPVSGEEAERIGLVSLCVPDEELLDRAWKVARTLAAGSPTAIRWTKYALNNWLRAMGPTFDASLALEFLGFTGPDVKEGLSSLREKRPPNFAEDAPI, translated from the coding sequence ATGAAGATCCAGCAACTGTGCGCCCCCGGCGCGTATCCCGGCCTGCACCTCGAAGCCCATGACCTGACCGAGAGCGGCAGCGGCATCCTGGAAATCGTGATCCGCAGCGAGAAAACGCTGAACAGTGTCAACGCCGAGGCCCACCGCGCCTTGACCCAGGTGTGGCGCGACATTGACGCCGCCGAGGGCGTGCGCTGCGTGTTGATCCGGGGCGAGGGGCGCGGCTTCTCGTCGGGCGGGGACTTTACCCTGATCGAGGAGATGAGCAGCGACTTCACGGCCCTGGCCCGCGTGTGGCGCGAGGCGCGGGATCTGGTCTATAACGTCGTCAACTGCGGCAAGCCCATCGTCAGCGCCATCCACGGCCCCTGCGTGGGCGCCGGGCTGGCGGTGGCGCTGCTCTCGGATGTAAGCGTGGCCGCCAAAACGGCCCGGATTCTGGACGGCCATGTGCGGCTGGGCGTGGCCGCCGGGGATCATGCCGCGATCATCTGGCCACTGCTGTGTGGGCTGAACAAGGCCAAGTACCACCTGCTGACCGGCGAACCGGTGTCTGGCGAGGAGGCCGAACGCATCGGGCTGGTCAGCCTGTGCGTGCCGGACGAGGAACTCCTAGACCGTGCCTGGAAGGTGGCGCGTACCCTGGCGGCGGGCAGCCCCACCGCCATTCGCTGGACGAAGTACGCCCTGAACAACTGGCTGCGCGCGATGGGGCCGACGTTCGACGCCAGCCTCGCCCTGGAATTTCTGGGCTTCACCGGCCCCGACGTGAAGGAGGGCCTGAGCAGCCTGCGCGAGAAACGTCCCCCGAACTTCGCGGAGGACGCGCCGATCTAG
- a CDS encoding MFS transporter: MTARPAAPHPLLFAALGTLVFLNVYAPQSLLPVLARDFGAGAAEVGFVVGATTLAMALASPLVGVLADAVGRRRVVVWAFALLTVPAVLAVFAPTLATLNAARFAQGLLIPGVMVALNALIAEEVPPAGRARALSLYVTGTVLGGFLGRFLAGLVAAPWGWHAAFWLLALASLGGFVLARAGLPPEQHFTPQKDGRVVLEALGAHLRNRALLATCAVGFLILFTLVGVFNTLTLRLAAPPYGLNTAQTGLIFAVYLLGVVITPIAGPLLALRGPRVALLTAVGASLVGLLLTLAAPLPVIIVGVAAGACGVFLAQSAALSAVQREVTRARSLASGLYHAAYYGGAAAASVLAGHAYEGGGWPSVVGLVTGSMALAGVVGLLGWRKSGAV, translated from the coding sequence GTGACCGCCCGGCCCGCTGCCCCCCACCCCCTGCTGTTCGCCGCGCTGGGCACGCTGGTCTTCTTGAACGTCTACGCGCCGCAGAGCCTGCTGCCGGTGCTGGCGCGGGACTTCGGTGCGGGCGCGGCGGAGGTGGGCTTCGTGGTGGGCGCCACCACCCTGGCGATGGCGCTGGCCTCGCCGCTGGTGGGCGTGCTGGCCGACGCGGTGGGCCGCCGCCGGGTGGTGGTCTGGGCCTTCGCGCTGCTGACGGTTCCAGCGGTGCTGGCGGTGTTCGCGCCCACGCTGGCGACCCTGAACGCCGCCCGCTTTGCCCAGGGCCTGCTGATTCCCGGCGTCATGGTGGCCCTGAACGCCCTGATCGCCGAGGAAGTCCCGCCCGCCGGACGTGCCCGCGCGCTGTCGCTGTATGTGACGGGCACGGTGCTGGGCGGCTTCCTGGGGCGCTTTCTGGCTGGGCTGGTGGCGGCGCCGTGGGGCTGGCACGCGGCGTTCTGGCTGCTGGCGCTGGCCTCGCTGGGGGGCTTCGTGCTGGCCCGCGCCGGCTTGCCTCCCGAGCAGCACTTCACGCCGCAGAAAGACGGACGCGTGGTCTTGGAGGCGCTGGGGGCCCACCTGCGAAACCGGGCGCTGCTGGCAACCTGCGCGGTGGGTTTCCTGATCCTGTTCACGCTGGTGGGCGTGTTCAACACGCTGACGTTGCGGCTGGCGGCCCCGCCCTACGGGCTGAACACCGCGCAGACCGGCCTGATCTTCGCCGTGTACCTGCTGGGCGTGGTCATTACTCCGATTGCCGGGCCGCTGCTGGCGTTGCGCGGCCCCCGCGTCGCGTTGCTGACGGCGGTGGGGGCCAGTCTGGTGGGGCTGCTGCTGACCCTGGCCGCGCCCCTGCCCGTGATCATCGTGGGCGTGGCGGCGGGGGCCTGCGGCGTCTTTCTGGCGCAGTCCGCCGCCTTGAGCGCCGTGCAGCGCGAGGTCACGCGGGCGCGCAGCCTGGCGTCGGGGCTGTACCACGCGGCGTACTACGGCGGAGCCGCCGCCGCCAGCGTGCTGGCCGGGCACGCCTACGAGGGCGGCGGCTGGCCGTCGGTGGTGGGGCTGGTCACCGGCAGCATGGCGCTGGCCGGGGTGGTGGGACTGCTGGGCTGGCGGAAAAGCGGCGCGGTCTGA